In Legionella sp. PATHC035, a genomic segment contains:
- a CDS encoding aspartate aminotransferase family protein, whose translation MNINSLLQKDAQYCSFGDTVHYANPPKIFSNCQGSYLYDEKGIPYLDLQMWYSAVNFGYKNQRISNALKQQLDDLPQLACQYLHKEKVELAEAICTNIEQRTGAKGRVQFNVGGSQAIEDALKLVRNEMKKNLMFAFMGGYHGRTLGASSITSSYRYRRRFGHFSDKASFQPFPYCFRCPYEMKRETCGLYCLNQFKKLFETEYYAVWDDKSKEAEYAAFFVELIQGTGGYVIPPPGYFQELAQFLKEKDILLVADEIQMGFHRTGKFWSFEHYGITPDIVVFGKALTNGLNPIAGIWAREELISPEKFPPGSTHSTYSSNPLGTAIGLEVMKMLSEKNYEQQVNEKGAYFLNKLNELKKRWKMIGHVDGLGLALRIELCKEDGFTPNRELADAIFNAGLRGDLEVNGQAYGLVLDIGGYYKNTFTLAPSLEISKEEIDLGIILLEQLLMQCKAA comes from the coding sequence ATGAATATCAATTCACTGCTACAAAAAGATGCTCAATATTGTTCTTTCGGTGACACAGTCCATTATGCAAATCCACCAAAAATATTTAGTAACTGCCAAGGGAGTTATCTTTATGATGAGAAAGGCATTCCCTATTTAGATTTGCAAATGTGGTATTCAGCGGTTAACTTTGGATACAAAAACCAACGTATTAGTAATGCCTTAAAACAACAACTGGATGACTTGCCTCAGCTTGCGTGTCAATACCTGCATAAAGAAAAAGTAGAACTAGCGGAAGCCATTTGTACTAATATCGAACAAAGAACCGGTGCAAAAGGACGTGTACAGTTCAATGTGGGAGGCTCTCAAGCCATTGAAGATGCGCTCAAACTGGTTCGTAATGAAATGAAGAAAAACTTGATGTTCGCTTTTATGGGCGGATATCATGGCCGAACACTAGGTGCCTCTTCGATTACCTCAAGCTACCGCTACCGTCGTAGATTTGGCCATTTCTCTGATAAAGCATCCTTTCAACCCTTTCCCTATTGTTTCCGTTGCCCTTATGAAATGAAACGTGAGACCTGCGGCCTATATTGTTTGAATCAGTTTAAAAAATTATTTGAAACAGAATACTATGCTGTATGGGATGATAAGTCCAAAGAAGCGGAATATGCTGCGTTTTTTGTCGAATTGATACAGGGTACCGGGGGTTATGTCATTCCCCCTCCAGGGTATTTTCAAGAATTGGCACAATTTCTTAAGGAAAAAGACATTTTGTTGGTTGCAGATGAAATTCAAATGGGTTTCCATCGTACTGGTAAATTTTGGTCCTTTGAACATTATGGGATCACTCCAGACATCGTTGTCTTCGGTAAAGCCTTAACGAATGGTTTAAACCCAATTGCCGGAATTTGGGCCAGGGAAGAACTCATTTCTCCAGAAAAATTTCCTCCCGGATCAACTCATTCTACCTACTCGTCCAATCCATTAGGAACTGCTATTGGTCTTGAAGTGATGAAGATGTTGTCGGAAAAAAATTATGAGCAACAGGTCAATGAAAAAGGGGCTTATTTTCTAAATAAACTGAATGAACTTAAAAAACGCTGGAAAATGATCGGTCATGTTGATGGGCTTGGTCTGGCACTACGTATTGAGTTATGTAAAGAAGATGGTTTTACTCCGAATCGAGAATTAGCCGATGCAATTTTCAATGCAGGGTTACGTGGCGATCTTGAGGTCAATGGACAAGCCTACGGTCTCGTACTGGATATTGGCGGTTACTATAAAAATACATTTACTCTAGCCCCCTCTTTAGAAATCAGTAAAGAGGAAATTGACCTAGGCATCATTCTTTTAGAACAATTACTCATGCAATGCAAGGCAGCATAG
- a CDS encoding alpha/beta fold hydrolase — translation MMRLIDYGLNTIPHYNMIKNGLDLLKICQIIRPFAGCPMSLSEFEFNQLMLLTDALDIHAQRTPNSVALYYLNEDGVREELSYSKLQSESRSLARLIMNNTQKGDRALLIYPPGLEFVIAFFACAYAGVISVPSYPPLNQGLIEKLQGIIVDAQPTILLTTQELYKKLYNLKILKKVMQFLPIKKLLIYILGRQSQQLNWDVEKLKLIKCSSYHMSSFARMEFNATDPDSIVFLQYTSGSTGLPKGVINTHQNLLHNIQLIIKGYGVHQDSRGVSWLPPYHDMGLIGHIILPIIYGVPCLLMSPLKFLKNPYSWLHEINTFRADVSGGPNFAYEYCLSKITDRQKKTLDLSGWRVAVNGAEPIHYETLERFYQAFKSCGFKKSSFSPSYGLAESTVMVSVQQPQGHLQKLIVSQSDLSRNIVTPTKKRDSDSKILLSHGTPSLDVKILNLSTGQFGDENEVGEILVAGPSVSSGYWHCEELNKTIFYQTQDQRTFLRTGDLGFLHQGELYVTGRIKQLIVIHGKNFYPHDIEFKASSAHGSIKLGCCTAFSISKDKEEKLIILAEINSGIPKKEYEDICLAVRKVITQTFAIIPYSIVLLPARATLKTTSGKLQRNAMKDAYINQSLPMLYEYQSEKHDLEQSKLNQPFTESALDSKTNSIKEHEIQSWLLEQIALKTSIPQHKISLEQPLIELGIDSVGYFELLADLEQTFHCQVDPNLIETYPSIHLICNSIMNNTAPVEHQIVPFNPYQEELGAHGFLLKRKEVGVLLIHGYSGTPGEVSELAFQLARSDITVAVPQLAGHCSSYRALKKTSWQDWYMSVKKAYDLLSQHCETIFVAGLSAGSLLALNLAVEYPDRIAGVILLSPVFFYDGWNISRWQRVFQSLMIHSYLRHIYKVQDKAPYGIKNEAIRESIASLLANGKEKNIAKTGNMIVPALGLYEVDKLIKHIQGKLPQIKSPTLVVHSLDDDMASYRNAEYVKNHIGAELIEIVYLNNSYHIITLDNEKELVALNLIRFIKQNSKSKKVRYIS, via the coding sequence ATGATGCGATTAATTGACTATGGATTAAATACCATCCCTCACTACAACATGATCAAAAATGGTCTAGACTTATTAAAAATATGTCAAATAATACGTCCATTTGCGGGTTGTCCTATGTCGCTATCAGAATTCGAGTTCAATCAATTAATGCTTCTAACTGACGCTTTAGATATTCACGCGCAAAGAACACCAAACTCAGTTGCTTTATATTACCTTAATGAAGATGGAGTGAGAGAGGAATTAAGTTACAGTAAGCTGCAATCTGAGTCTCGTTCCTTAGCGCGGCTAATTATGAACAATACTCAAAAGGGGGATCGCGCTTTGTTGATTTACCCACCAGGCTTGGAATTTGTTATCGCATTTTTTGCCTGTGCTTATGCTGGGGTAATTAGCGTTCCAAGCTACCCTCCATTGAATCAAGGATTAATCGAGAAATTACAAGGAATTATCGTCGATGCACAGCCGACTATTCTTTTAACCACGCAAGAGCTTTATAAGAAACTCTACAATTTGAAGATTCTTAAAAAAGTCATGCAATTTTTGCCGATTAAAAAATTATTAATTTATATTTTAGGGCGACAATCCCAACAGTTAAATTGGGATGTAGAAAAACTTAAGCTGATAAAATGTTCCTCTTATCACATGAGCTCATTCGCTCGGATGGAGTTCAATGCAACGGATCCGGATTCGATTGTTTTTTTACAGTATACTTCTGGGTCCACAGGTTTGCCGAAAGGCGTGATCAATACCCATCAGAATTTATTGCATAACATACAGTTAATCATTAAAGGATATGGAGTTCATCAGGATAGTCGGGGCGTGTCTTGGCTACCTCCTTATCATGATATGGGCTTAATTGGGCATATTATTTTACCGATTATTTATGGTGTCCCTTGTCTGTTGATGTCACCCCTTAAATTTCTTAAAAATCCTTATTCTTGGTTGCACGAGATCAATACTTTTCGTGCGGATGTGAGCGGAGGACCTAATTTTGCCTACGAGTACTGCCTGAGCAAGATTACGGATCGTCAAAAGAAAACTTTAGACTTAAGCGGTTGGCGGGTGGCTGTGAATGGAGCAGAGCCAATCCATTATGAGACCCTTGAACGTTTTTATCAGGCTTTTAAATCCTGTGGATTTAAAAAAAGCAGTTTTTCACCTTCCTATGGCCTAGCAGAATCGACCGTAATGGTCTCCGTGCAACAACCCCAAGGGCATCTGCAAAAGTTGATAGTCTCCCAGTCAGATTTAAGTCGAAACATAGTAACCCCCACTAAAAAACGCGACTCAGATAGCAAAATTTTATTGAGCCATGGGACCCCCAGCTTAGACGTAAAAATTCTTAATCTGAGTACGGGACAATTTGGTGATGAAAATGAAGTAGGTGAGATATTAGTTGCGGGTCCAAGTGTTTCATCAGGGTATTGGCACTGTGAGGAATTAAACAAAACAATTTTTTATCAAACTCAAGATCAGAGGACCTTTCTTAGAACAGGAGATTTAGGGTTCCTTCACCAAGGTGAGTTATACGTTACCGGGCGCATAAAACAACTGATTGTGATCCATGGTAAAAATTTCTATCCTCATGATATCGAGTTTAAAGCAAGTTCAGCGCATGGCTCGATTAAACTCGGTTGTTGTACTGCATTTTCTATTTCAAAAGACAAAGAAGAGAAATTAATTATCTTGGCTGAGATAAATTCTGGTATCCCTAAAAAAGAATATGAAGACATTTGTTTGGCGGTGAGAAAAGTAATCACTCAAACTTTTGCCATAATCCCTTATTCCATAGTTTTATTACCTGCTCGTGCAACCCTAAAAACAACGAGTGGTAAGTTACAACGTAATGCCATGAAGGACGCTTACATCAATCAAAGCCTACCAATGCTGTATGAGTATCAAAGTGAAAAACATGATTTAGAACAGAGCAAATTGAATCAGCCTTTCACTGAGTCAGCTCTTGACTCCAAAACCAATAGCATTAAAGAGCACGAGATCCAATCCTGGTTATTAGAACAAATTGCTCTGAAGACATCGATACCGCAGCATAAAATCTCATTAGAGCAGCCTTTAATTGAGCTGGGGATAGATTCAGTTGGTTATTTTGAGTTATTAGCAGATTTAGAGCAAACCTTTCATTGTCAGGTAGATCCCAACTTAATTGAAACCTATCCCTCAATTCATCTGATTTGTAACAGCATCATGAACAATACAGCACCAGTAGAACATCAAATCGTACCTTTTAATCCCTATCAAGAGGAGTTAGGCGCACATGGTTTTTTACTTAAGCGTAAAGAGGTTGGTGTTCTATTAATACATGGTTACAGCGGAACCCCCGGTGAAGTAAGTGAATTGGCATTTCAGTTAGCTCGCTCGGATATAACCGTTGCTGTTCCTCAATTAGCAGGACATTGTTCCAGTTATCGTGCTCTCAAAAAAACCAGCTGGCAAGATTGGTATATGTCCGTTAAAAAGGCCTATGATTTATTGTCACAGCATTGTGAAACAATATTTGTTGCGGGTCTTTCTGCAGGTAGCCTGCTTGCCTTGAATTTAGCGGTAGAATACCCAGATCGTATAGCAGGAGTGATCCTTTTAAGCCCTGTATTTTTTTATGATGGCTGGAATATTTCAAGATGGCAACGTGTGTTTCAGTCTCTCATGATTCACAGTTATTTGCGTCATATTTATAAAGTTCAGGATAAGGCGCCTTATGGAATTAAAAATGAGGCAATACGAGAGTCAATTGCATCCTTATTGGCGAATGGTAAAGAAAAAAATATCGCTAAAACCGGTAATATGATAGTGCCTGCGCTTGGGTTGTATGAAGTGGATAAGTTGATTAAACATATTCAAGGAAAATTACCTCAAATTAAGAGTCCCACCTTAGTTGTCCATTCGTTAGACGATGATATGGCAAGTTACAGAAATGCTGAGTATGTTAAAAATCATATTGGTGCGGAATTAATAGAAATCGTTTATTTAAACAATTCCTACCACATTATTACTCTGGATAATGAAAAAGAGCTTGTTGCGCTCAATTTGATTCGCTTTATCAAGCAAAACAGTAAATCAAAAAAGGTAAGGTATATATCTTGA
- a CDS encoding DUF2339 domain-containing protein, whose product MKSVDIEKSLQSLDTRVSTVEKIIGSVSPITPVKQSKLIKNKKSVDRSKSTPRPMSGNWLGFVASVCFILAACFIVKLSIESGWLTHEKQLGVATLFGMALFAGGIVISTADRIYACFLPAAGAIVLYFTGFAAYEYYLFISFQTVIAITTIVSGISILFYLRFRHDIYAIIAALGAYIVPIVSGVENNTLFSLYYFTICSLNFATLAIWVESRTLTMISAYLAISITAVIGLELDQDVLIAAVLAINFLIYSIGTLFYTQLTKKQLTEKESWSLFPVLLIFYAMEYYYLSRIDQTIASCGSLAAAALLIGLYYSAKRWLPERRFNSRNVLLTFVTLVCFHSIYLGLLPLTLKPWLFPLIVFGYAFGHTQVSSIKWSIPLLIPFVALSAILGIEYLNILGHLLSSKGLSWSVVAWASFVSIWFLLIRNRKELGHKEEYCYVLLAAAHLFAIMSLYQLTTDYGTLAVSASWLAYVLIILQVSSLRNDVLIAKSVLIVLFFAAGKALLYDAASTPTIIRTLSLILTGVVLYASGLVIRKKTNWQGRLLKNCPSEQTKTD is encoded by the coding sequence TTGAAATCAGTTGATATTGAAAAAAGCTTACAGTCCCTGGACACCCGCGTATCTACAGTTGAAAAAATTATTGGCAGTGTATCGCCAATCACGCCAGTAAAGCAATCAAAGTTAATTAAAAATAAGAAAAGTGTAGACCGCTCAAAATCAACACCGAGACCGATGTCAGGAAATTGGCTGGGATTCGTCGCCTCAGTATGTTTTATTTTAGCTGCTTGTTTCATTGTTAAATTATCGATTGAATCAGGATGGCTAACTCATGAAAAGCAGCTTGGGGTAGCGACTCTGTTTGGAATGGCATTGTTTGCAGGAGGCATTGTCATTTCCACTGCCGATAGAATATACGCATGTTTTTTACCAGCTGCAGGGGCAATTGTACTTTATTTTACTGGTTTTGCTGCCTATGAGTATTATCTATTCATTTCATTTCAAACGGTTATTGCCATCACCACAATTGTCTCGGGAATTTCAATTTTGTTTTATCTAAGGTTTAGGCATGATATTTATGCCATTATAGCAGCCTTGGGTGCTTATATTGTCCCAATTGTTTCAGGTGTTGAAAATAATACTTTATTTTCTTTATATTACTTCACAATTTGTTCCTTAAACTTCGCAACCCTTGCTATTTGGGTGGAGTCACGCACCTTAACAATGATTTCAGCGTACTTGGCAATATCAATCACTGCGGTGATTGGGCTAGAGCTGGATCAAGATGTATTAATTGCAGCAGTACTTGCTATTAATTTTTTAATCTACTCTATAGGGACCCTCTTTTATACTCAATTGACCAAGAAACAACTTACTGAAAAAGAATCTTGGAGTCTTTTCCCTGTATTACTTATTTTCTATGCAATGGAATATTATTATCTAAGCCGTATTGATCAGACTATAGCCTCGTGTGGCTCGCTAGCTGCAGCAGCCCTTTTAATTGGACTTTATTATTCCGCTAAAAGATGGCTTCCTGAACGCCGATTTAATAGCCGCAACGTTTTATTGACTTTTGTAACACTTGTTTGTTTTCATTCGATTTACCTTGGACTTTTACCATTAACGCTAAAACCTTGGCTTTTCCCTTTGATAGTTTTTGGATATGCCTTTGGACATACCCAAGTAAGCTCGATTAAATGGAGCATTCCTCTTTTAATTCCATTTGTGGCACTTTCTGCAATATTGGGTATTGAATATTTAAATATCTTAGGCCATTTACTTAGTAGTAAGGGATTATCCTGGTCCGTTGTAGCATGGGCTTCTTTTGTTAGCATTTGGTTCCTATTAATACGAAATCGTAAGGAGTTAGGTCATAAAGAAGAATATTGTTATGTTTTACTGGCAGCGGCACATCTTTTTGCAATTATGAGCCTCTACCAGCTGACCACTGACTATGGAACCCTAGCGGTATCTGCCTCTTGGCTTGCATACGTACTCATCATCTTGCAAGTTTCATCCTTAAGAAATGATGTCCTCATTGCAAAATCGGTATTGATTGTTTTATTTTTTGCTGCGGGCAAAGCCCTCCTTTATGATGCGGCATCCACACCAACAATTATACGAACACTGTCTCTAATTCTCACCGGTGTGGTGTTATATGCTTCAGGTTTGGTTATTAGGAAAAAAACGAACTGGCAAGGCAGATTGTTAAAGAATTGTCCTTCGGAACAGACTAAAACGGATTAA
- a CDS encoding alpha/beta fold hydrolase translates to MKHKLIIVPGWGGTEKLWEYQCQHLADIVDSTVTYFFDIVSIEKMAEQLLAEAPEQFIICGHSLGGWVAQHVAIKAPHRVSHLVIMGSWTGDLDQGKRQYFERWQHEIENNNLEGLLHEVNSTSVHPSRSNDKLLMNTLFEGQAKVPKQGFLNQTRAMLNSQSTTAQLHEIVCPTLIMYGRQDSAFTIESQQSMKEAIASVKLAIIEDCGHMLHVEQPQTVTSLLKCWLEDQIK, encoded by the coding sequence ATGAAGCACAAACTTATTATAGTCCCTGGCTGGGGAGGCACAGAAAAATTGTGGGAATATCAATGCCAACATCTTGCCGATATTGTTGATAGCACGGTTACCTATTTTTTTGATATAGTATCAATAGAAAAAATGGCAGAACAATTACTTGCTGAGGCACCAGAACAATTTATTATTTGCGGCCATTCTTTAGGGGGATGGGTAGCACAACACGTCGCCATAAAGGCACCTCATAGAGTATCTCATCTGGTTATCATGGGAAGTTGGACAGGTGATTTAGATCAGGGTAAACGCCAATATTTTGAACGTTGGCAACATGAGATTGAAAACAACAATCTTGAAGGTTTACTCCATGAGGTAAATTCAACCAGCGTTCACCCTTCCCGCAGCAATGATAAACTGTTGATGAATACTCTTTTTGAAGGACAAGCAAAAGTTCCCAAACAAGGTTTTTTGAATCAAACTAGAGCAATGCTCAATAGCCAATCAACTACGGCACAGCTTCATGAAATTGTTTGTCCCACGTTGATCATGTACGGCAGGCAAGATAGCGCATTTACCATAGAGTCACAACAATCAATGAAAGAGGCAATTGCTTCGGTAAAACTAGCAATTATTGAAGATTGTGGTCACATGCTCCATGTTGAGCAGCCTCAAACAGTAACCTCATTATTGAAATGTTGGCTTGAAGACCAAATCAAGTAG
- the dsbD gene encoding protein-disulfide reductase DsbD, producing MNKLIVSSLMACIPFSVFAGIGSANPADALMFIQNHSPIFYLTAFFLLGVLLAFTPCVLPMVPILSSIITGQGASTGRQAFKLSLGYVIGMALTYAIAGMLAAWFGSTVQTLMQQPIIIGSFSILLTLMGLWLLGVFELRIPVFNQVASNNSRQYGIISATVMGALSTLVVSPCVTAPLIGILTYISQSHRVAQGGLLLFVMALGMGMPLLIVGAGYGRFLPSSGPWMVRIKQIFALMMFAMAVWLLSRVAPPFWINVLWVTVLLMSSWILGAFRQERHLAGRLLQGLALLSMMGAGALAYHAFTPTSIQRPVVHAPFVMVHTLEEVHAKLAAAKAKNQRVFIEFFAGWCSDCQAMDKYVFNQPEVIDAMYDSVNLRVDISEKTEAVAMIRQAFHIYGIPTMLFYDAQGNKLTELSSVGQLSKEKTLKLFTEFRG from the coding sequence ATGAACAAACTAATTGTGTCATCATTGATGGCCTGTATTCCCTTTTCTGTTTTTGCGGGAATTGGCAGTGCAAACCCTGCAGATGCATTGATGTTTATCCAAAACCATAGTCCAATTTTTTATCTGACTGCATTCTTTCTCCTTGGTGTCCTGCTGGCATTTACACCGTGTGTTCTGCCTATGGTGCCGATTCTATCCAGTATCATTACCGGCCAAGGTGCAAGTACCGGAAGGCAAGCTTTTAAATTGTCTTTGGGCTATGTGATTGGGATGGCGCTTACTTATGCCATAGCGGGAATGTTGGCAGCATGGTTCGGGTCTACCGTGCAAACGTTAATGCAGCAGCCGATAATTATTGGAAGCTTTAGTATTTTATTGACGCTTATGGGCTTATGGCTGTTGGGTGTATTTGAATTGCGCATTCCAGTTTTTAATCAGGTTGCGTCAAACAACTCACGCCAATATGGAATTATCTCTGCGACGGTAATGGGCGCATTATCCACCTTGGTTGTATCCCCGTGTGTCACAGCGCCATTAATTGGGATTCTGACCTATATTTCGCAGAGCCATCGTGTTGCTCAAGGTGGTTTATTACTCTTTGTTATGGCTTTGGGTATGGGAATGCCTTTGTTGATTGTAGGGGCTGGTTATGGTCGTTTTTTACCGAGCTCTGGCCCATGGATGGTGCGCATCAAACAAATATTTGCCCTAATGATGTTTGCTATGGCTGTTTGGCTATTGAGTCGTGTTGCACCCCCGTTTTGGATTAATGTACTTTGGGTTACTGTTTTGCTCATGAGCTCATGGATCTTGGGTGCTTTTCGTCAAGAACGTCATTTAGCTGGGCGACTGTTGCAAGGATTGGCTTTATTATCCATGATGGGGGCAGGGGCTTTGGCTTATCATGCGTTTACACCCACTTCCATTCAGAGGCCTGTTGTGCATGCTCCATTTGTTATGGTACATACGCTTGAAGAGGTTCATGCCAAATTAGCTGCAGCCAAGGCAAAAAATCAACGAGTTTTTATAGAGTTTTTTGCGGGGTGGTGCAGTGATTGCCAAGCAATGGATAAGTATGTTTTCAATCAACCTGAAGTCATTGATGCCATGTACGATTCGGTAAATCTTCGCGTTGATATTAGTGAAAAAACGGAGGCAGTCGCAATGATTCGTCAAGCGTTCCATATTTATGGTATACCCACTATGCTATTTTATGATGCGCAAGGAAATAAGCTGACTGAGTTAAGTTCAGTTGGTCAGCTATCCAAAGAAAAAACTTTGAAATTATTCACAGAATTTCGAGGCTAG
- a CDS encoding MtnX-like HAD-IB family phosphatase, translating into MNIFIDFDGTITKTDTTDSLLEIFAQGDFNQIEQDWLSGRISSKDCMQAQYAMIRGMDAEIRYELEHIEIDAGFIEFCTLMQNKAKLIIVSDGIDYPIQYLLKKHGLLSIPYYSNHLSFLKEGVAISFPFEVKQCKSRCGLCKCHIFHEQQFNDSGKSILIGNGKSDVCLSHQVDFVFAKEYLLTYCQQHQIKHLEFNSFLDLVNLFQCEQLEKFL; encoded by the coding sequence TTGAATATTTTTATAGATTTTGATGGAACGATTACGAAAACGGACACTACAGACAGCTTATTAGAAATATTCGCACAGGGTGATTTTAATCAAATAGAGCAAGATTGGCTTTCTGGCCGCATAAGCTCCAAAGACTGCATGCAAGCCCAATATGCAATGATTCGAGGGATGGATGCTGAAATTAGGTATGAATTAGAACATATTGAAATTGATGCGGGTTTTATTGAATTTTGTACTTTAATGCAAAACAAGGCAAAACTTATTATCGTTAGTGATGGTATTGATTATCCCATCCAGTATCTGCTAAAAAAACATGGACTTCTTTCAATACCTTATTACTCAAATCATTTGTCATTCCTGAAAGAAGGGGTTGCGATTAGTTTCCCTTTTGAAGTGAAACAGTGCAAATCAAGATGTGGTTTATGTAAATGTCATATCTTTCATGAGCAGCAATTTAATGACTCAGGCAAATCGATTTTAATTGGAAATGGCAAATCCGATGTGTGTTTATCACATCAAGTTGATTTTGTATTTGCGAAGGAATATTTATTAACGTATTGCCAACAACATCAAATAAAGCATTTAGAGTTTAATAGCTTTTTGGATCTGGTAAATCTATTTCAATGCGAACAACTTGAAAAATTTCTTTAA
- a CDS encoding aminoacyl-tRNA deacylase, producing MLSLSLRKYMKDHDIAYKTINHPRAYTASQCAQGAHIKGESFAKSVIVKLDGKFVLIAIPANVRLDLERLKNETHAKQVEIAKEFEFQDKFADCEVGALPIFGELYGMDVYLADSLAHKEWLVFNAGNHTQLLKIKCNDFLNLVHPKTLSQC from the coding sequence ATGTTAAGTTTATCTCTTAGAAAATATATGAAGGATCATGATATTGCCTATAAAACTATCAATCACCCTAGAGCATATACCGCTTCGCAATGTGCACAAGGTGCGCATATTAAAGGCGAGTCTTTTGCTAAATCGGTTATTGTCAAATTAGATGGAAAATTTGTCCTCATCGCCATTCCTGCAAATGTCCGTCTGGATTTAGAACGATTAAAAAACGAAACCCATGCCAAACAGGTAGAAATTGCTAAGGAGTTTGAGTTTCAAGATAAATTTGCTGATTGTGAAGTCGGCGCCCTACCGATTTTTGGTGAGCTTTATGGTATGGATGTTTATCTTGCAGACAGCTTGGCACATAAAGAATGGTTAGTCTTTAATGCAGGCAATCATACCCAACTGCTAAAAATTAAATGTAATGATTTTTTAAACCTTGTTCATCCTAAAACGTTATCACAATGTTAA